In one Candidatus Delongbacteria bacterium genomic region, the following are encoded:
- a CDS encoding type II toxin-antitoxin system VapB family antitoxin — protein sequence MRTTLNIDDQLLAQAAKLTGVREKTSLIRLGLEALIALESARRLALLGGTEHELLDIPRRQAPALP from the coding sequence ATGAGAACGACACTGAACATCGATGATCAGCTGCTTGCCCAAGCGGCGAAGTTGACGGGCGTGAGGGAGAAAACCTCGCTCATCCGGCTCGGACTGGAAGCCTTGATCGCGCTTGAAAGCGCACGGCGGCTGGCCCTGTTGGGTGGAACGGAGCACGAGTTGCTGGACATTCCGCGTCGGCAAGCTCCGGCGCTGCCATGA
- a CDS encoding ATP-binding protein, with protein sequence MDLRTKFEELDCTTISEFVQNAQTEHLQLEFKRVADSEMKKSDDKKNFAKALSGLANSMGGIVIWGIDARKGTDGIDCAGEIIEINDVNLFVSRLNELTGEIVSPLVEGVRHKSIVMHGKSGVAASLIPESNIGPHMAKAGEDRYFKRSGDSFYKMEHFDIADMFGRRQRPDLDISIKPIGKSGMQRIPAADCLISLYNKGRGSAIAPFLKVITPKGVKWSAYGVDGNMNHGIEMLKSHREIPDSRMFGGTSGLVIHPGTSRDVTIIMVPVDTTSDDIDSLVISYEIGAMDMLLKKSEIRLDRQMLADAISRTGV encoded by the coding sequence ATGGACCTGAGGACGAAATTTGAAGAGCTTGATTGTACTACAATATCCGAGTTTGTTCAAAATGCGCAAACCGAACACTTACAATTAGAATTTAAGAGGGTCGCAGACTCAGAGATGAAAAAGAGTGATGACAAGAAGAATTTTGCAAAGGCCTTATCTGGACTTGCCAACTCTATGGGTGGAATAGTAATCTGGGGAATTGACGCAAGAAAGGGCACTGATGGAATTGATTGTGCAGGCGAAATTATCGAGATCAATGATGTAAATCTGTTTGTTTCAAGATTAAATGAGCTAACAGGGGAAATCGTTTCACCTCTGGTTGAGGGTGTGCGTCACAAGAGCATTGTAATGCATGGTAAGTCTGGAGTTGCGGCATCACTCATTCCTGAAAGCAATATCGGTCCTCATATGGCAAAGGCTGGAGAAGATCGCTATTTCAAGCGGTCTGGAGATAGTTTCTATAAAATGGAGCACTTTGATATTGCTGATATGTTTGGCAGAAGGCAACGGCCAGATTTAGACATATCCATCAAGCCAATCGGAAAAAGCGGAATGCAGAGAATTCCGGCAGCGGATTGTTTAATATCATTATACAATAAGGGAAGGGGCTCTGCAATCGCACCCTTTTTAAAGGTGATCACTCCAAAGGGAGTGAAATGGAGTGCCTATGGCGTTGACGGAAATATGAATCACGGCATAGAAATGTTAAAGTCACATCGAGAAATTCCGGATAGTAGAATGTTCGGTGGAACTTCAGGTCTTGTGATACATCCTGGGACATCGCGAGACGTCACGATCATCATGGTTCCTGTGGACACCACGTCAGATGATATAGATTCGCTGGTCATTAGTTACGAGATTGGCGCAATGGATATGCTACTAAAGAAATCTGAAATCAGGTTAGATAGACAAATGCTTGCGGACGCCATATCACGAACTGGTGTCTAA